One window of the Candidatus Microbacterium colombiense genome contains the following:
- a CDS encoding class I SAM-dependent DNA methyltransferase gives MSSDAFIVGEDWISEHYFNTESAKQSFQGRVTARRKDWDERESAGEKTPRSRLAATAGTITSQLAAVDTSGDVDGAAEVDLGRHRIEILAPLAAALGYEDARWRRETSGPITLLAPKDATEVSAAVVFARPVADVVDLLSKNRPTLLEPFVPEDETDEVVSVARALSWLFTSEDAPAFAVVLSGAKALVVERERWAEGRYLAVDLQLVLDRNEVKKRGGEFDRAVAVLAAESVSPDVDGTLWWTETLDDSVKHTVGVSKDLRDGVRESIEIIANEVVRRRATQGLDPLPASEANTLARQSLRYLYRVLFLLFAEASPELHVLPVGAPEYALGYGLDRLRELVLVELGEESRHRTHLHESLNTLFRLVDAGHEKSTTIDEADLPEGLEFHPLSADLFRRESVALIDEAGLGDGALQRVLSLLLLTREERTKKGGDRGFISYADLGINQLGAVYEGLMSYSGFFAETDLFEVAKDGDSSKGSWVVPIDRAHDIAKQHFVMTEDPITHERMQRRYRDGEFVFRLSGRERQTSASYYSPEVLTKFVVGQALEELLDQDGHTTSAEEILSLSVCEPALGSGAFAIEAVRQLADEYLSRREQEVGERIDPDERPRELQKAKAAIALHQVYGVDLNATAVELAEISLWLDTMVDGLQAPWFGLRLRRGNSLIGARRAVYSSQQVSDKAWLKDVPTDVPVTSLVDDMREGRIGSATSGRIHHFLLPAEGWGAAVDAKEGKELAPEAHAKLRGWRNEMRRKPSKKQLDRLLGLSHRVEVLWQFTLRRLEIAESQVRREVTLWNDPRDAHEPSSTITRDEIERFLEDPNGAYQRLRRVMDAWCTMWFWPLTDSLTDGATPPTFDEWLDGLTALLGVHAELKAPKRASEGAQTLGLPTNWRDLDVSEEVELGFAQVEKVNDVLQAHAWLRASERIADANGFFHWDLDFAGVFAQGGFDLQVGNPPWVRPDFDASASLAENDVWFALATKPSTEDFTQHRSAVIADVTASAAHVDDAVAAVSIRSYLSSVSNYPHLVGLRPDLYRCFMELTWGHLSPTGAVALIHPESHFTDAKAGRLREATYEHLRRHWQFVNELVLFEIDHHVTFGVHVYGPAREPRFQMATNLYHPETVIGSLRHNGDGAEPGIKNADGKWDLSAHSGRITVVDDEVLRSWHGLLEDESTSIRKTRMVYAVNRATAAVLAKLADAPRLEALGLEFSQGWNETTDFNKGFFAKSWGEVESWDQAILQGPHLFVGNPFYKSPNSSRRHNLDWSPVDLETLAPNAMPVTSYKPAKPRAEYDAAYTHWKPDRVPARRYFRFVWRCFVGSNSGERTLQGAIVPPGTAHVDAVFGAGSTSDLRSLALTAAIASSLIADLQVRTAGKKHVRAPQIKQLPAVVLAAAVDAIIVRILSLNALTSEYSEIWQTLLDEPWTPDRPLRRASDRRQAQVEIDAIVALSLGITADELCTIYRTQFAVLYGYDRNTYFYDANGRLVPNEVLKVWRQKGDEISQEERTATNASGNSYEHELPFVTLDREADMRQAYAHFETILQERS, from the coding sequence ATGTCATCGGATGCGTTCATCGTCGGTGAGGACTGGATCAGCGAGCACTACTTCAACACCGAGTCTGCGAAGCAGTCCTTCCAGGGCCGGGTCACCGCGCGCCGCAAGGATTGGGACGAGCGCGAGAGCGCAGGAGAGAAGACGCCGCGGTCACGTCTCGCGGCGACGGCGGGCACGATCACCTCCCAGCTCGCCGCCGTCGACACGTCCGGCGACGTCGATGGAGCGGCCGAGGTCGATCTCGGCCGCCATCGCATCGAGATCCTCGCTCCGCTCGCCGCTGCCCTCGGATACGAAGATGCTCGCTGGCGCCGCGAGACGAGCGGTCCGATCACGCTGCTCGCGCCGAAGGACGCCACCGAGGTCTCGGCCGCCGTGGTCTTCGCCCGCCCCGTCGCTGACGTGGTCGACCTTCTGTCGAAGAACAGGCCGACACTGCTCGAGCCGTTCGTGCCGGAGGACGAGACCGATGAGGTCGTGTCGGTGGCGCGAGCTCTCTCGTGGCTGTTCACGAGCGAAGACGCACCGGCGTTCGCAGTGGTGCTCAGCGGAGCGAAGGCACTCGTCGTCGAACGCGAACGCTGGGCCGAGGGTCGCTACCTCGCCGTCGATCTGCAACTCGTGCTCGACCGCAATGAGGTGAAGAAGCGGGGTGGCGAGTTCGATCGCGCCGTCGCCGTGCTCGCAGCGGAATCGGTCTCGCCCGACGTTGACGGCACCCTGTGGTGGACCGAGACGCTCGACGACTCCGTCAAGCACACCGTCGGGGTATCGAAGGACCTCCGTGACGGCGTGCGGGAGTCGATCGAGATCATCGCGAACGAGGTGGTGCGCCGCCGTGCCACTCAGGGCCTCGACCCCCTGCCCGCCAGCGAGGCGAACACGCTCGCCCGGCAGTCGCTGAGATACCTCTATCGCGTGCTGTTCCTGCTGTTCGCCGAAGCGTCGCCCGAACTGCACGTGCTCCCCGTCGGTGCACCCGAGTACGCCCTCGGGTACGGCCTCGACCGGTTGCGCGAGCTCGTACTCGTCGAGCTCGGCGAGGAATCCCGCCACCGCACTCATCTGCACGAGTCGCTCAACACCCTGTTCCGCCTCGTCGACGCCGGCCATGAGAAGTCGACCACCATCGATGAGGCAGATCTCCCCGAGGGACTCGAGTTCCATCCGCTGAGCGCCGATCTGTTCCGCCGGGAGTCCGTCGCGCTGATCGATGAGGCAGGTCTCGGCGACGGGGCGCTGCAACGCGTGCTGTCACTGCTACTGCTCACTCGCGAGGAGCGGACCAAGAAGGGCGGGGACCGCGGCTTCATCTCATACGCCGACCTGGGCATCAACCAGCTCGGTGCTGTGTACGAGGGCCTGATGTCGTACAGCGGCTTCTTCGCCGAGACCGACCTGTTCGAGGTGGCGAAGGATGGCGACTCGTCGAAGGGTTCGTGGGTCGTGCCCATCGATCGGGCGCACGACATCGCGAAGCAGCACTTCGTGATGACCGAGGATCCGATCACCCACGAGCGGATGCAGCGCCGCTACCGAGACGGCGAATTCGTCTTCCGCCTGTCCGGCCGTGAACGCCAGACCTCGGCGTCGTACTACTCCCCCGAGGTGCTGACGAAGTTCGTGGTGGGGCAGGCTCTCGAAGAACTGCTCGATCAGGACGGTCACACCACATCAGCCGAAGAGATCCTCAGCCTGAGCGTGTGTGAGCCCGCGCTCGGCTCGGGAGCGTTCGCCATCGAGGCCGTGCGCCAGCTCGCCGACGAGTACCTCAGCCGTCGCGAGCAGGAGGTCGGCGAGCGCATCGACCCCGATGAGCGTCCGCGCGAGCTGCAGAAGGCCAAAGCTGCGATCGCCCTGCACCAGGTGTACGGGGTCGACCTGAACGCGACCGCGGTTGAACTCGCCGAGATCTCGCTGTGGCTCGACACCATGGTCGACGGGCTGCAGGCGCCGTGGTTCGGACTACGCCTGCGGCGGGGTAACTCGCTCATCGGTGCGCGGCGAGCGGTGTACTCGTCGCAGCAGGTCAGTGACAAAGCGTGGCTCAAGGACGTGCCCACGGATGTGCCGGTGACCTCGCTCGTCGACGACATGCGGGAGGGCAGGATCGGCTCGGCGACGAGCGGCAGAATCCATCATTTCCTGTTGCCCGCCGAGGGCTGGGGCGCCGCGGTCGATGCCAAGGAAGGCAAGGAGCTGGCCCCCGAGGCTCACGCGAAGCTCCGCGGTTGGCGCAATGAGATGCGCAGGAAACCATCGAAGAAGCAGCTCGATCGACTGCTCGGTCTGAGCCATCGCGTCGAGGTGCTGTGGCAGTTCACCCTGCGACGGCTGGAGATCGCTGAGTCGCAGGTGCGCCGTGAGGTGACGTTGTGGAACGACCCGCGTGACGCTCATGAGCCCTCGTCTACGATCACGCGCGACGAGATCGAGCGTTTCCTCGAGGACCCGAACGGCGCGTATCAGCGACTTCGTCGCGTGATGGACGCCTGGTGCACGATGTGGTTCTGGCCCCTGACCGACTCGCTGACGGACGGCGCAACTCCGCCGACGTTCGACGAATGGCTCGACGGCCTCACCGCGCTGCTCGGTGTGCACGCCGAGCTGAAGGCTCCCAAGCGCGCGTCGGAAGGTGCGCAGACCTTGGGCCTGCCCACCAACTGGCGCGATCTCGACGTCTCAGAGGAAGTGGAACTCGGCTTCGCCCAGGTGGAGAAGGTTAACGACGTTCTGCAGGCTCATGCGTGGTTGCGGGCATCAGAGCGGATCGCCGACGCGAACGGCTTCTTCCACTGGGATCTCGACTTCGCGGGCGTCTTCGCGCAGGGCGGCTTCGATCTGCAGGTCGGAAACCCACCGTGGGTGCGTCCTGACTTCGATGCATCAGCATCGCTGGCCGAGAACGATGTCTGGTTCGCGTTGGCCACGAAACCATCTACCGAGGACTTCACTCAGCACCGATCAGCCGTCATCGCCGATGTCACGGCCTCGGCAGCGCACGTCGACGACGCCGTAGCAGCGGTGTCGATCCGTTCCTACCTCAGCTCCGTGAGCAATTACCCCCATCTTGTCGGGCTGCGCCCCGACCTCTACCGATGCTTCATGGAGCTGACGTGGGGTCATCTCAGCCCGACTGGGGCAGTGGCTCTCATCCACCCGGAAAGTCACTTCACGGATGCGAAGGCGGGGCGCCTACGTGAGGCGACTTACGAGCATCTGAGGCGCCACTGGCAGTTCGTGAACGAGTTGGTGCTGTTCGAAATCGATCATCATGTCACCTTCGGCGTGCATGTGTACGGGCCAGCGCGGGAACCGCGGTTCCAGATGGCGACGAATCTGTACCACCCAGAGACGGTGATCGGATCATTGCGGCACAACGGCGATGGAGCCGAACCCGGAATCAAGAACGCCGACGGCAAGTGGGATCTCAGCGCCCACAGTGGCCGCATCACGGTCGTCGACGACGAGGTGCTGCGCTCATGGCACGGGCTTCTCGAGGACGAGTCCACGTCGATCCGAAAGACGCGCATGGTCTACGCGGTCAATCGCGCCACAGCGGCCGTGCTGGCGAAACTCGCTGACGCACCGCGGCTCGAAGCTCTCGGTCTTGAGTTCTCACAAGGATGGAATGAGACCACCGACTTCAACAAAGGGTTCTTCGCCAAGTCATGGGGCGAAGTGGAGTCCTGGGACCAGGCTATCCTGCAGGGCCCGCACCTCTTTGTCGGCAACCCCTTCTACAAATCCCCGAACTCATCGAGGCGCCACAATCTGGACTGGTCACCGGTGGACCTGGAGACCCTCGCGCCGAACGCAATGCCCGTCACCTCCTACAAGCCAGCGAAGCCGCGAGCCGAGTATGACGCCGCCTACACCCACTGGAAGCCCGACCGGGTTCCGGCTCGCCGCTATTTCCGGTTCGTGTGGCGCTGTTTCGTCGGCAGCAATAGCGGTGAGCGAACTCTTCAAGGTGCGATCGTTCCTCCGGGAACAGCACATGTAGATGCAGTTTTCGGAGCCGGTTCCACCAGCGACTTGCGGTCACTTGCGCTTACAGCCGCGATCGCCAGCAGTTTGATAGCCGACTTACAGGTACGGACCGCAGGCAAGAAACATGTTCGAGCTCCGCAGATCAAGCAGCTGCCGGCAGTCGTGCTGGCAGCAGCAGTTGACGCGATCATCGTGCGAATCCTGTCACTCAACGCTCTCACAAGCGAGTACTCGGAGATCTGGCAAACACTGTTGGACGAGCCGTGGACGCCCGACCGGCCGCTGCGGCGTGCATCCGATCGACGCCAGGCACAGGTCGAGATCGACGCCATCGTCGCTCTCTCGCTCGGCATCACTGCCGACGAACTCTGCACGATTTACCGCACGCAGTTCGCCGTGCTCTATGGCTACGACCGCAACACCTACTTCTACGACGCCAACGGGCGCCTAGTCCCGAACGAAGTGTTGAAGGTCTGGCGACAGAAGGGCGATGAGATCTCACAGGAGGAGCGCACCGCGACGAACGCATCCGGCAACTCATACGAGCACGAGCTGCCGTTCGTCACGCTCGACCGTGAGGCCGACATGCGCCAGGCGTACGCGCACTTCGAAACGATCCTGCAGGAGCGCTCGTGA